A section of the Pseudomonas sp. FP453 genome encodes:
- a CDS encoding DUF6622 family protein, producing MLDILQGTPLWVYAVYLWICYYGVKACLGGRENRRSLLILPVVLVVWSLMSLAPSLLSSSAWAGGAVVGSLVGMLLFNAHGARLDAHGETLVLPGTWKTLLISQLFFAVKYYFGYQQAVHPLLLSTPDMVAAIGAVSGFTVGLFCGRAITLQRALAALRRDEGNVLP from the coding sequence ATGCTCGACATCCTCCAAGGCACGCCCCTCTGGGTTTACGCGGTTTACCTGTGGATTTGCTACTACGGCGTCAAGGCCTGCCTGGGCGGGCGCGAGAATCGGCGCTCGCTGCTGATCCTGCCGGTGGTGCTGGTGGTGTGGTCGCTGATGTCGCTGGCGCCTTCACTGCTGTCGAGCAGCGCCTGGGCCGGCGGCGCGGTGGTCGGCAGCCTGGTGGGGATGCTGCTGTTCAATGCCCACGGCGCCCGCCTCGACGCCCATGGCGAAACCCTGGTCCTGCCAGGCACCTGGAAGACCCTGCTGATCTCGCAGTTGTTCTTCGCCGTGAAGTATTACTTCGGCTACCAGCAGGCGGTGCATCCGTTGCTGCTGAGCACACCGGACATGGTGGCAGCCATCGGCGCGGTCTCGGGATTTACCGTAGGTCTGTTTTGCGGGCGGGCCATCACGCTGCAGCGGGCGCTTGCCGCCTTGCGCCGCGATGAGGGCAATGTGCTGCCTTGA
- a CDS encoding type II toxin-antitoxin system RelE/ParE family toxin, with protein sequence MNDIHLVLNVAFFRTEAGNEPVREWLMELPRESRKRIGTDIKSVQFAWPLGMPLVRKLEHRLWEIRTDLGENISRVIFTLVDSEIVLLHGFIKKTQKTPQVELATARQRKSKL encoded by the coding sequence GTGAACGACATACATCTCGTGTTGAACGTCGCTTTTTTCCGAACGGAGGCTGGCAACGAGCCCGTGCGTGAATGGCTGATGGAACTACCCAGGGAGTCAAGAAAACGCATCGGCACGGACATCAAGTCGGTCCAATTTGCATGGCCGCTGGGGATGCCGCTGGTTCGAAAGCTGGAGCATCGGCTCTGGGAAATCCGAACCGACCTCGGTGAAAACATTTCGCGGGTCATTTTCACGTTGGTTGATAGCGAAATCGTGTTACTGCACGGCTTCATCAAAAAGACTCAGAAAACACCGCAGGTCGAATTAGCTACCGCCAGACAGCGTAAAAGCAAGCTATGA
- a CDS encoding diguanylate cyclase domain-containing protein, which translates to MDDTSSSKPMKNDFADLNADMLHAVMELVSDGIWDWNANTGFVYRNPGWYEMLGYPRHSLDNSVFTWENVIHPEDYPQVMTVFDNYIHQHAPHYQAEYRCRKADGTYLWIEDRGYIVTRNPDGSVARMVGAHRDIHTRKCSLEQLERRNQSLEALVAERTRELSRVNQQLQLQLDENRSLAERDTLTRVANRYRLEKVLLEECDRAERFRLPLALVAMDIDDFKPINDRYGHAVGDQTLVQVVENLETCLRPADLLARWGGDEFMVVLPQGNLETARALAERIREKIAQMPTLGSFNVSLSLGVVQRHPGESPAALMARADQALYRSKAAGKDVVSE; encoded by the coding sequence ATGGACGATACATCCAGCAGCAAGCCGATGAAGAATGACTTTGCCGACCTGAACGCCGACATGCTGCACGCGGTCATGGAGTTGGTCAGCGACGGGATCTGGGACTGGAACGCCAACACCGGTTTTGTGTACCGCAACCCCGGCTGGTACGAAATGCTCGGCTACCCCCGCCACTCCCTGGATAACAGCGTGTTCACCTGGGAGAACGTGATCCATCCCGAGGATTACCCCCAGGTGATGACGGTGTTTGACAACTACATCCACCAACACGCCCCGCACTACCAAGCCGAGTACCGCTGCCGCAAAGCCGACGGCACTTACCTGTGGATCGAAGACCGTGGCTACATCGTTACGCGCAACCCCGACGGTTCGGTCGCGCGCATGGTTGGCGCCCATCGCGATATTCATACGCGTAAATGCTCACTCGAGCAGTTGGAACGGCGCAATCAATCCCTTGAAGCCCTGGTGGCCGAGCGCACCCGTGAACTGTCACGGGTCAACCAACAGCTGCAGCTGCAACTGGACGAAAATCGCTCGCTGGCCGAGCGCGACACGCTCACCCGCGTGGCCAACCGCTATCGCCTGGAAAAAGTGCTGCTGGAAGAATGCGACCGCGCCGAGCGTTTCCGCCTGCCGCTGGCACTGGTGGCCATGGATATCGATGATTTCAAGCCGATCAATGACCGCTACGGCCACGCCGTGGGCGATCAGACGCTGGTGCAGGTGGTCGAAAACCTGGAAACCTGCCTACGCCCTGCCGACCTGCTGGCGCGCTGGGGCGGTGATGAGTTCATGGTGGTGCTGCCTCAAGGCAACCTGGAAACGGCAAGGGCACTGGCCGAGCGCATTCGCGAAAAGATCGCGCAGATGCCCACCCTGGGCAGCTTCAACGTGAGCCTGAGCCTGGGGGTGGTGCAGCGTCACCCCGGCGAGTCTCCGGCGGCGCTGATGGCGCGGGCCGATCAGGCGTTGTACCGGTCCAAGGCGGCGGGCAAGGATGTGGTTTCGGAGTAG
- a CDS encoding pyridoxal phosphate-dependent aminotransferase produces MVSVSRRSLLAVGAALPLLGRLDWAVASPKPGKADKVRLNYNESPYGPSGAAREAMQRGIATAGLYPYGHMYALAGLFAQQQGIAEDQVAVFAGSMAALRFAVLAFTNESRGLVMATPSYEVPRQAAESRKAPVQEVSLNAEHAHDVPAMLAADPQAGMLYLCNPNNPTGTMTPTESIRQALANKPKGSVLVVDEAYIDFSDAPSVISWVKDHDDLLVLRTFSKIYGMAGARVGLAIGHPALLEQLAVFGGDNVPAGSGLLGAKASLEDVKLLPQRKALNAQLRDETVAWLKGRGFTCTVSQSNCFMIDVKQPAEQVIERLAEQGVMVGRVWKNWPQWVRVTVGNKQDMQRFRQAFEAQDVRAV; encoded by the coding sequence ATGGTCAGCGTTAGTCGTCGGTCCCTTCTCGCCGTGGGCGCTGCCCTGCCATTGTTGGGGCGCCTGGATTGGGCGGTGGCCAGCCCCAAGCCGGGCAAGGCGGACAAGGTGCGGCTCAACTACAACGAAAGCCCCTACGGCCCCTCAGGCGCGGCGCGTGAGGCGATGCAGCGCGGCATTGCCACGGCCGGGTTGTATCCCTACGGCCACATGTACGCGTTGGCCGGGCTGTTTGCCCAGCAGCAAGGGATTGCCGAGGACCAGGTGGCGGTGTTTGCCGGCTCCATGGCGGCCCTGCGCTTTGCGGTGCTGGCGTTCACCAACGAAAGCCGTGGCCTGGTGATGGCCACGCCGTCCTACGAAGTGCCGCGCCAGGCGGCCGAGTCGCGCAAGGCGCCGGTGCAGGAGGTCAGCCTCAACGCCGAACACGCCCACGACGTGCCCGCGATGCTGGCGGCCGATCCCCAGGCAGGCATGCTCTACCTGTGCAACCCCAACAACCCCACGGGCACCATGACCCCCACCGAATCGATCCGCCAGGCCCTTGCGAACAAACCCAAGGGCAGCGTGCTGGTGGTGGACGAGGCCTACATCGACTTCTCCGACGCCCCCAGCGTGATCAGTTGGGTCAAGGACCACGATGACCTGCTGGTGTTGCGCACTTTTTCGAAAATCTACGGCATGGCCGGCGCCCGTGTGGGCCTGGCGATCGGCCATCCGGCCTTGTTGGAACAACTGGCGGTGTTCGGCGGCGACAACGTCCCGGCCGGTTCCGGCCTGCTTGGTGCCAAGGCCAGCCTGGAAGACGTCAAGCTGCTGCCCCAGCGCAAGGCGCTCAATGCGCAACTGCGCGACGAGACCGTGGCCTGGCTGAAGGGGCGTGGTTTTACTTGCACCGTGTCGCAGAGCAACTGCTTCATGATTGACGTGAAGCAACCGGCCGAACAGGTCATCGAACGCTTGGCGGAGCAGGGCGTGATGGTCGGGCGGGTGTGGAAAAACTGGCCGCAGTGGGTGCGAGTGACGGTGGGGAACAAGCAGGATATGCAGCGGTTTCGGCAGGCGTTTGAGGCGCAGGATGTGCGGGCTGTGTAA
- the cyoB gene encoding cytochrome o ubiquinol oxidase subunit I: MFGKLSWDAIPFHEPIVMITIAMIALGGLGLFAAITYFKKWTYLWTEWLTSVDHKKIGVMYIIVAMVMLLRGFADAIMMRTQLAMATEGSPGYLPPEHYDQIFTAHGVIMIIFMAMPFFTGLMNLAVPLQIGARDVAYPFLNSLSFWLLVSGVVLINVSLGVGEFAKTGWVAYPPLSGLQYSPGVGVDYYIWALQLSGLGTTLTGVNFLATVLKMRAPGMKLMDMPIFTWTCTWANVLIVASFPILAATMALLSLDRYLDFHIFTNELGGNPMMYVNLFWAWGHPEVYILILPAFGIFSEVISTFTGKRLFGHHSMVYASGAISVLGFMVWLHHFFTMGSGASVNAFFGLATMLISIPTGVKLFNWLFTIYHGRLRMTSQVLWTLGFMVTFAIGGMTGVLLAIPGADFVLHNSLFVIAHFHNVIIGGAVFGYIAGFSFYFPKAFGFKLHEGWGKAAFWFWISGFFVAFMPLYALGFMGMTRRLNATTNPEWVPYLYVAMFGAIMIAVGIACQLIQLYVSIRDRKQNACDSGDPWNGHTLEWSTSSPPPFYNFAVIPTANTIDAFTEAKEDGTAYQKPAKYEPIHMPSNTATGVVMGALLTVFGFAMIWHIWWLAIASLVGTIGYFIVHAARDDQGYMVPVEEIERIEAEQHARLVAEKKIPANRVETSLEQA, from the coding sequence ATGTTTGGTAAATTAAGTTGGGATGCGATCCCGTTCCACGAGCCGATTGTGATGATTACCATCGCCATGATCGCGCTGGGTGGTCTGGGGCTGTTTGCGGCAATCACTTATTTCAAGAAGTGGACCTACCTGTGGACCGAGTGGCTGACTTCGGTTGACCACAAGAAAATCGGTGTCATGTACATCATCGTGGCCATGGTCATGCTGCTGCGCGGCTTTGCCGACGCCATCATGATGCGTACCCAGCTGGCCATGGCCACCGAGGGTTCGCCTGGCTACCTGCCACCTGAACACTATGACCAGATCTTCACCGCCCACGGTGTGATCATGATCATCTTCATGGCGATGCCATTCTTCACCGGCCTGATGAACCTTGCAGTGCCGCTGCAGATCGGCGCGCGTGACGTTGCCTACCCGTTCCTGAACTCCCTGAGCTTCTGGCTGCTGGTGTCCGGCGTGGTGCTGATCAACGTATCCCTGGGCGTCGGCGAATTCGCCAAGACCGGTTGGGTTGCGTATCCGCCATTGTCGGGCCTGCAATACAGCCCTGGCGTGGGTGTGGACTACTACATCTGGGCCCTACAGCTATCAGGACTCGGGACGACGCTGACGGGGGTCAACTTCCTGGCCACCGTGCTGAAAATGCGCGCCCCTGGCATGAAACTGATGGACATGCCGATCTTCACCTGGACCTGCACCTGGGCCAACGTCCTGATCGTGGCTTCGTTCCCGATCCTGGCCGCCACCATGGCGCTGCTGTCGCTTGACCGTTACCTGGATTTCCACATTTTCACCAATGAACTTGGTGGCAATCCAATGATGTACGTGAACCTGTTCTGGGCATGGGGTCACCCTGAGGTGTACATCCTGATCCTGCCAGCGTTCGGTATCTTCTCCGAAGTGATCTCGACCTTTACCGGCAAGCGCCTGTTCGGTCACCACTCGATGGTTTACGCATCGGGCGCAATCTCTGTACTGGGCTTCATGGTTTGGCTGCACCACTTCTTCACCATGGGTTCGGGGGCCAGCGTCAACGCCTTCTTCGGCCTGGCGACGATGCTGATTTCCATCCCGACGGGGGTGAAGCTATTCAACTGGCTATTCACCATCTACCACGGTCGTCTGCGCATGACCAGCCAGGTTCTGTGGACCCTGGGCTTCATGGTGACCTTCGCCATCGGCGGCATGACTGGCGTACTGCTGGCCATCCCGGGTGCTGACTTCGTCCTGCACAACAGCCTGTTCGTGATCGCGCACTTCCATAACGTGATCATCGGTGGTGCGGTATTCGGTTACATCGCTGGTTTCAGCTTCTACTTCCCGAAAGCGTTCGGCTTCAAGCTGCACGAAGGCTGGGGCAAGGCTGCATTCTGGTTCTGGATCTCGGGCTTCTTCGTCGCGTTCATGCCGCTCTATGCACTGGGCTTCATGGGCATGACCCGTCGTCTGAACGCTACTACCAACCCTGAGTGGGTACCGTACCTGTACGTTGCCATGTTCGGTGCGATCATGATCGCGGTCGGTATCGCCTGCCAGCTGATCCAGCTGTACGTGAGTATCCGTGACCGTAAGCAGAACGCTTGCGACTCCGGCGACCCATGGAATGGCCACACCCTGGAATGGTCGACTTCGTCGCCACCACCGTTCTACAACTTCGCCGTGATCCCGACTGCGAACACCATTGATGCGTTCACCGAAGCCAAGGAAGACGGTACTGCGTACCAGAAGCCGGCCAAGTACGAACCGATCCACATGCCAAGCAACACCGCCACTGGCGTGGTGATGGGTGCGCTGTTGACCGTGTTCGGTTTCGCGATGATCTGGCACATCTGGTGGCTGGCAATCGCGAGCCTGGTTGGCACTATCGGTTACTTCATCGTTCACGCAGCCCGTGACGATCAAGGCTACATGGTGCCGGTCGAAGAGATCGAACGCATCGAAGCCGAGCAGCACGCTCGCCTGGTAGCCGAGAAGAAGATCCCGGCCAACCGTGTTGAAACCTCGTTGGAACAGGCTTAA
- a CDS encoding cytochrome o ubiquinol oxidase subunit III, protein MSNLVTNAGHAHVDDHGHDDHHHDSGPMTVFGFWLYLMTDCILFASIFAVYAVLVNNVAGGPSGHDIFELPYVLGETALLLFSSITYGFAMLAFYKGNKKGVLSWLGLTFLFGLGFIGMEINEFHLLISEGYGPHRSGFLSAFFTLVGTHGLHVTAGLLWMAVMMYQVNKHGLTNTNKTRLSCLSLFWHFLDVVWICVFTVVYLMGTL, encoded by the coding sequence ATGTCGAACTTAGTGACCAATGCTGGACACGCCCATGTCGATGACCATGGGCACGATGACCATCACCACGACTCGGGGCCGATGACCGTTTTCGGTTTCTGGCTCTACCTGATGACCGACTGCATCTTGTTTGCGTCGATCTTCGCGGTGTACGCGGTACTGGTAAACAACGTAGCGGGTGGCCCGTCGGGCCACGACATCTTCGAACTGCCTTACGTGCTCGGTGAAACCGCCTTGCTGTTGTTCAGTTCGATCACCTACGGCTTCGCCATGTTGGCCTTCTACAAGGGCAACAAGAAAGGCGTACTGAGCTGGTTGGGCCTGACCTTCCTGTTCGGCCTGGGCTTCATCGGCATGGAGATCAACGAGTTCCACCTGCTGATCTCCGAAGGCTACGGTCCGCACCGTAGTGGCTTCCTGTCCGCGTTCTTCACGCTGGTAGGCACCCACGGTCTGCACGTAACGGCCGGCCTGCTGTGGATGGCGGTGATGATGTATCAGGTCAATAAACACGGCCTGACCAACACCAACAAGACTCGCCTGAGCTGCCTGAGCCTGTTCTGGCACTTCCTGGACGTGGTCTGGATCTGCGTCTTCACCGTTGTTTACCTGATGGGGACTCTGTAA
- a CDS encoding aspartate aminotransferase family protein gives MSRATISQSISIVHPITLSHGKNAEVWDSTGKRYIDFVGGIGVLNLGHCHPGVVDAIREQATKLTHYAFNAAPHAPYIELMERLTAFIPVDYPVSGMLTNSGAEAAENALKIVRGATGRTAVVAFDGAFHGRTLATLNLNGKVAPYKQKVGVLPGPVYHLPYPSADNDVTCAEALKAMDRLFSVEIDVNDVACFILEPVQGEGGFLALDREFAQALRRFCDEKNILLIADEIQSGFGRTGQRFAFSRLGIEPDLILLGKSIAGGVPLGAVVGRQALLDNLPKGGLGGTYSGNPIACAAALATLDAMSDDHLKSWGAQQEEAIVSRYARWRAQGLSPYLGRMTGVGAMRGIELAHADGTPAPQQLAQLLGLARDAGLLLMPSGKSRHIIRLLAPLTIEPAVLEEGLDILEACLRQLT, from the coding sequence ATGAGCCGCGCAACCATCAGCCAATCGATTTCCATCGTCCACCCCATCACCCTCAGCCACGGCAAGAACGCCGAGGTCTGGGACAGCACGGGCAAGCGCTATATCGATTTTGTCGGCGGCATTGGCGTGCTCAACCTCGGCCATTGCCACCCCGGCGTGGTGGATGCGATTCGTGAGCAAGCGACGAAGTTGACCCACTACGCCTTCAACGCGGCGCCCCACGCGCCTTACATCGAGCTGATGGAACGTCTCACCGCGTTTATCCCGGTGGATTACCCGGTCAGCGGCATGCTCACCAACAGCGGCGCGGAAGCGGCGGAAAACGCCTTGAAGATCGTACGCGGCGCCACTGGCCGTACGGCGGTGGTCGCGTTTGACGGCGCCTTTCACGGCCGCACCCTGGCCACCCTGAACCTCAATGGCAAGGTGGCGCCCTACAAGCAAAAGGTCGGCGTATTACCCGGCCCTGTGTATCACCTGCCCTATCCCAGTGCCGATAACGACGTGACCTGCGCCGAAGCCCTGAAGGCCATGGACCGCCTGTTCAGCGTGGAAATCGACGTCAATGACGTGGCCTGTTTCATCCTCGAGCCGGTGCAGGGCGAAGGCGGTTTCCTCGCCCTGGACAGGGAATTCGCCCAAGCCCTGCGGCGCTTCTGCGATGAGAAAAACATCCTGCTGATTGCCGATGAAATCCAATCGGGCTTTGGCCGGACTGGCCAGCGCTTTGCCTTCTCGCGGTTGGGTATCGAGCCGGACCTGATCCTGCTCGGTAAAAGCATCGCCGGTGGCGTGCCGTTGGGCGCGGTGGTCGGGCGCCAAGCGTTGCTCGACAACCTGCCCAAGGGCGGACTGGGCGGCACCTATTCCGGCAACCCCATCGCGTGCGCGGCGGCCTTGGCTACCCTTGACGCAATGAGCGATGACCACCTGAAAAGCTGGGGTGCACAACAGGAAGAAGCCATCGTCAGCCGCTATGCACGCTGGCGGGCACAAGGCCTGTCACCCTACCTGGGCCGCATGACCGGTGTCGGCGCCATGCGCGGTATCGAATTGGCCCACGCCGACGGCACGCCCGCCCCACAGCAACTAGCCCAATTGCTGGGCCTGGCGCGGGATGCCGGCTTGCTGCTGATGCCCAGCGGCAAGTCGCGGCATATCATCCGTTTGCTCGCACCGCTGACGATTGAGCCAGCGGTGCTGGAGGAAGGCCTGGATATCCTCGAGGCCTGCCTGCGGCAGTTGACCTAG
- a CDS encoding alkaline phosphatase D family protein, with product MFQPAVLAGPLLRRLEPQRLVLWLVGSRQLSLTLRLHVIGQPLEIVLDQDHCEVVPVGRHAFIHLIDVRLDEALPQDVVIGYDLLIDGSGIAEWAPHLLYGATPNFILHSRIHQLVHGSCRKPHHRADEGLLCVDRLLASAHTPAERPALLMMSGDQIYADDVAGPMLRAIHALIERLGLFDESLDGAVVEDSSSLYGHRASYYHRADLLPALDSNKTLRERFFGGVKKPIFTSSTADNHLVTFAEVIAMYLLVWSPTPWTLITLEPPQLSVEEQQRYAREQVQVERFRDGLPGAARVFAHLSTLMIFDDHDITDDWNLSAQWEETAYGHPFSKRIIGNALLAYLLCQGWGNQPDAFGELLGQVQALTTETQGNHLDANKQDALLEALLKFQHWHYVLPTTPALVVLDTRTRRWRSEFNLTQPSGLLDWEALSELQQALLDHPSAIIVSPAPIFGVKLIETIQKVFSWCGYPLLVDAENWMAHRGAAQVILNIFRHSRTPGNYVILSGDVHYSFVYEVLIRHRNAGPKIWQITSSGIKNEFPPRLLEWFDRLNRWLYSPRSPLNWFTRRRTMQVVPHIPEHAEAGERLWNSAGIGQVFFNEQGQPEAIYQHNADGTPRTRMVAPQ from the coding sequence ATGTTTCAACCGGCCGTCCTTGCTGGACCGCTTCTGCGCCGACTCGAACCCCAACGCCTGGTGTTATGGCTGGTAGGCAGTCGCCAGCTGTCGCTGACCCTCCGACTGCACGTCATCGGGCAGCCCCTGGAGATCGTCCTGGACCAGGACCACTGCGAAGTCGTACCCGTGGGGCGTCATGCCTTCATCCACCTGATCGACGTACGGCTGGACGAAGCGCTGCCCCAGGACGTAGTCATCGGCTACGACCTGCTGATCGACGGCAGCGGCATTGCCGAGTGGGCACCGCACTTGCTGTATGGCGCGACCCCGAACTTCATTCTCCACAGCCGCATCCACCAACTGGTGCATGGCTCCTGCCGTAAACCGCACCACCGTGCCGACGAAGGCCTGCTGTGCGTAGACCGCCTGCTGGCCAGCGCCCACACCCCGGCCGAACGCCCGGCCCTGTTGATGATGAGTGGCGACCAGATCTACGCCGACGATGTCGCCGGGCCGATGCTGCGGGCGATTCATGCGCTGATCGAGCGGCTGGGCCTGTTCGACGAATCCCTCGACGGTGCCGTGGTAGAGGACAGCTCTAGCCTCTACGGGCATCGTGCCAGCTACTACCATCGCGCCGACCTGCTGCCGGCGCTGGACAGCAACAAGACCCTGCGCGAGCGTTTTTTTGGCGGCGTAAAGAAGCCGATCTTCACCAGCAGCACCGCCGACAACCACTTGGTGACCTTCGCCGAAGTCATCGCCATGTATTTGTTGGTGTGGTCGCCCACGCCCTGGACGCTGATCACCCTGGAACCGCCGCAACTGAGCGTTGAAGAACAACAGCGTTATGCCCGCGAACAGGTGCAGGTCGAGCGCTTCCGCGATGGGCTGCCGGGGGCCGCGCGGGTATTCGCGCACCTGTCCACCCTGATGATCTTCGACGACCACGACATCACCGACGACTGGAACCTCAGCGCCCAGTGGGAAGAAACCGCCTACGGCCACCCGTTTTCCAAGCGCATTATCGGCAACGCATTGCTGGCCTATCTGCTGTGCCAAGGCTGGGGCAACCAGCCGGATGCCTTCGGCGAGCTGCTGGGCCAGGTCCAAGCACTCACCACCGAGACCCAGGGCAATCACCTCGACGCGAACAAACAGGATGCACTGCTCGAAGCCCTGCTGAAATTCCAGCACTGGCACTACGTACTGCCCACCACGCCCGCCCTGGTGGTGCTCGATACCCGCACCCGCCGCTGGCGCAGCGAGTTCAACCTTACGCAACCCTCCGGCCTGCTGGACTGGGAAGCCTTGAGCGAACTGCAACAGGCACTGCTGGATCATCCGAGCGCAATCATCGTTTCGCCCGCGCCGATCTTTGGCGTGAAGCTGATCGAGACCATACAAAAGGTGTTCAGCTGGTGCGGCTACCCGCTGCTGGTGGACGCCGAAAACTGGATGGCCCATCGCGGCGCGGCCCAGGTGATCCTCAATATCTTCCGCCACTCCCGCACGCCGGGTAACTACGTGATCCTCTCGGGGGACGTGCACTACTCGTTTGTCTACGAAGTGCTGATCCGCCACCGCAACGCCGGCCCGAAGATCTGGCAAATCACCAGCAGCGGCATCAAGAACGAATTCCCGCCACGTTTGCTGGAATGGTTCGACCGCCTCAACCGCTGGCTCTACTCACCGCGTTCGCCACTCAACTGGTTCACGCGCCGGCGCACCATGCAGGTGGTACCGCACATCCCGGAGCACGCCGAAGCGGGTGAACGGTTGTGGAACTCGGCGGGGATTGGCCAGGTGTTCTTCAACGAACAGGGCCAGCCTGAGGCGATTTACCAGCACAACGCGGATGGGACGCCACGGACGAGGATGGTGGCGCCGCAGTAA
- the cyoE gene encoding heme o synthase: protein MSLKHFIQITKPGIIFGNVLSVAGGFFLASKGHVDLAIFLAAMIGTSLVVASGCVFNNCIDRDIDIKMERTKNRVLVQGLISLKLALIYATVLGVAGVALLYKVANPLAALFAVIGFVIYVGLYSLYLKRKSVHGTLVGSLSGAMPPVIGYVAVTNSFDMAALTLLVMFSLWQMPHSYAIAIFRFNDYLAASIPVLPVKRGIQVAKKHILLYILAFLVATLMLTFSGYAGMSYLAVAAAMGMYWLYMAWTGYKAVDDTVWARKLFVFSIFTITALSVMMSLDFQVPKELLLTYAH from the coding sequence ATGTCGCTTAAGCACTTTATCCAAATCACCAAACCGGGGATCATTTTCGGTAACGTGCTTTCTGTGGCGGGCGGTTTCTTCCTGGCCTCCAAGGGACATGTCGATCTGGCCATTTTCCTGGCTGCGATGATCGGTACGTCCCTGGTGGTTGCTTCCGGTTGCGTGTTCAACAACTGCATCGACCGTGACATCGATATCAAGATGGAGCGCACCAAGAATCGCGTGCTGGTCCAGGGCCTTATCTCCCTGAAACTGGCACTGATCTATGCGACCGTCCTCGGTGTTGCCGGCGTGGCGTTGTTGTACAAGGTGGCCAACCCGCTGGCGGCGCTGTTTGCCGTGATCGGGTTTGTCATCTACGTCGGCCTCTACAGCCTGTACCTCAAGCGCAAGTCGGTTCACGGCACGCTGGTGGGCAGTCTGTCGGGGGCGATGCCGCCGGTGATTGGTTATGTGGCTGTGACCAATAGCTTCGACATGGCCGCGCTGACGCTACTGGTGATGTTCAGCCTGTGGCAGATGCCGCACTCCTACGCCATTGCGATCTTCCGCTTCAATGACTACCTGGCTGCGTCGATTCCGGTTCTGCCGGTCAAGCGTGGCATCCAGGTGGCCAAGAAACACATCCTGCTGTACATCCTGGCCTTCCTTGTGGCGACCTTGATGTTGACCTTCAGTGGCTACGCCGGCATGAGCTACCTCGCCGTCGCTGCCGCCATGGGCATGTACTGGTTGTACATGGCCTGGACCGGCTACAAGGCGGTGGATGACACCGTCTGGGCGCGCAAGCTGTTCGTGTTCTCGATCTTCACCATCACCGCGCTCAGCGTGATGATGTCCCTGGATTTCCAAGTGCCGAAAGAGCTGTTGCTGACCTACGCTCACTGA
- a CDS encoding XRE family transcriptional regulator, whose protein sequence is MNKHIGSNFDDFLNEDGLIEEVSAGALKRVIAWQLAEAMKSQKVSKKALAERMHTSRTAVDRALDQNDAGMTLATLASAARALGHRVEVRLVPDSDTDTMIAHRYPH, encoded by the coding sequence ATGAACAAACACATTGGCTCCAACTTCGATGATTTCCTCAACGAGGATGGCCTGATCGAAGAAGTCTCTGCTGGCGCATTGAAACGCGTTATCGCCTGGCAGTTGGCAGAGGCCATGAAGTCGCAAAAGGTCAGTAAAAAAGCCCTGGCGGAACGCATGCATACCAGCCGCACGGCCGTAGATCGGGCACTGGACCAAAATGATGCAGGCATGACACTGGCCACTTTGGCGAGTGCGGCAAGAGCATTGGGCCATCGTGTGGAAGTACGCCTGGTGCCAGACTCCGATACAGACACGATGATAGCCCATCGCTACCCCCACTAA
- the cyoD gene encoding cytochrome o ubiquinol oxidase subunit IV, whose protein sequence is MANAHSHDHDSHDSSHGSVKSYAIGFILSVILTLIPFGLVMYPTLPKSITLMIVLAFAVIQVLVHLVYFLHLDRSKEQRDNVIAFVFAGLVILLLVGLSIWIMFSIHTFMMAK, encoded by the coding sequence ATGGCTAATGCACACTCCCATGACCATGACAGCCATGATTCGAGCCACGGCAGCGTCAAGTCGTACGCCATCGGCTTCATCCTGTCGGTAATCCTGACGCTCATCCCGTTTGGTCTGGTGATGTACCCGACCCTGCCGAAATCGATCACCTTGATGATCGTGCTGGCATTCGCGGTGATTCAGGTTCTGGTTCACCTGGTGTACTTCCTGCACCTGGATCGTTCCAAAGAGCAGCGCGATAACGTGATTGCGTTTGTGTTCGCAGGGTTGGTAATCCTGCTGCTGGTTGGCCTGTCGATATGGATCATGTTCAGCATCCATACGTTCATGATGGCGAAGTGA